A single region of the Gilliamella apis genome encodes:
- a CDS encoding ABC transporter substrate-binding protein codes for MDLFNIKKTFFIGLFSILLPFYSLADEKTPQYGGTLVVHYSGEQRILNPALRASTGVYEVSGKVVESLVDLDQNGQIIPVLATSWTSSPDGKTITFKLREGVKWHDGKSFTSQDVKYNALEFWKKRLNFSTALQLNLTSVDTPDNYTVVFNYSRPMPLDLLLRALVDLGYVVPKHLYEGTDVLNNPYNTAPIGTGPFKFVEYQRGQHIIVERNTDYWRKGYPYLDKIIWRIIDDNSSASAALESGQIDLSAYSKLSLADINRFKQNEKFAVLTKGSQANIFNNTLEFNFRNPIIANLNVRKAIVQSLDISFFTEDFLYGFGKPATGIIPSSNTFYPINSKIVYPFDREKAEQLLDEAGYKRKSDGNRFTLKLVHINNGEDVPLFATFIQQSLAEIGINVVIVNLDTAGALNAVYKLHDFDIATGWHQYRGDPAVSTTVWLRSGSPDGAPWTNQYGWKSDTVDQLIDNAATEIDPTKRKALYTQLVDIINAELPLWFATEREFISVVNTKVHNHHNTARWPSSSWFDVWIEH; via the coding sequence ATGGATTTATTTAATATTAAAAAAACTTTTTTTATAGGTTTATTCTCAATTTTGTTACCATTTTATTCACTGGCTGATGAAAAAACACCACAATATGGTGGAACACTAGTTGTTCATTACTCAGGTGAACAAAGGATTCTCAATCCAGCTCTACGCGCTTCAACTGGTGTATATGAAGTATCAGGAAAAGTAGTTGAATCACTGGTAGATCTTGATCAAAATGGGCAAATTATTCCCGTCCTTGCTACATCATGGACATCATCGCCGGATGGAAAAACAATAACATTTAAATTACGTGAAGGCGTTAAATGGCACGACGGCAAATCATTTACATCACAGGATGTAAAATATAATGCGCTGGAATTTTGGAAGAAAAGATTAAATTTTTCAACTGCATTACAACTTAATTTAACTTCTGTCGATACCCCAGATAACTATACTGTAGTCTTCAATTATTCTCGTCCAATGCCGTTAGATTTACTATTAAGAGCACTCGTCGATCTTGGCTATGTGGTACCCAAACATTTATATGAAGGAACTGACGTCCTAAATAATCCTTATAATACGGCACCAATTGGGACAGGACCTTTTAAATTTGTTGAATATCAGCGAGGCCAACATATTATTGTTGAACGTAATACGGACTACTGGCGAAAAGGTTATCCTTATTTAGACAAGATAATTTGGCGTATTATTGATGATAATTCTTCAGCATCTGCTGCATTAGAAAGTGGACAAATTGATTTAAGTGCCTACTCAAAACTAAGTCTTGCCGATATTAATCGATTCAAGCAAAACGAAAAATTTGCAGTACTAACTAAGGGCTCACAAGCTAATATTTTTAATAACACTTTGGAATTTAACTTCCGTAATCCTATCATTGCTAACTTAAATGTTCGCAAAGCAATTGTCCAATCGCTTGATATCTCTTTTTTTACTGAAGATTTCTTATATGGTTTTGGAAAACCAGCAACAGGAATTATTCCTTCATCAAATACCTTTTATCCTATAAACAGTAAAATCGTTTACCCTTTTGATAGAGAGAAAGCCGAACAATTATTAGATGAAGCCGGCTATAAACGAAAATCTGATGGTAATCGTTTTACTTTAAAATTAGTACATATCAATAATGGTGAAGATGTCCCACTTTTTGCAACTTTCATTCAACAATCTTTAGCTGAAATTGGCATTAACGTGGTTATCGTCAATCTCGATACCGCAGGTGCTTTAAATGCTGTTTATAAACTCCACGATTTTGATATTGCAACGGGTTGGCATCAATATAGAGGTGATCCTGCAGTATCAACAACAGTTTGGCTGCGTTCAGGTAGCCCTGATGGTGCACCTTGGACCAATCAATATGGTTGGAAATCTGATACCGTCGACCAATTAATTGATAATGCTGCAACTGAAATAGATCCAACCAAACGTAAAGCGCTTTATACTCAGTTGGTCGATATCATAAATGCTGAACTGCCTCTGTGGTTTGCTACTGAACGAGAATTCATCTCGGTTGTGAATACTAAAGTACACAATCATCACAATACCGCACGTTGGCCATCAAGTAGCTGGTTTGATGTATGGATAGAACATTAA
- a CDS encoding ABC transporter permease, with protein MAILKDYFRSPIARIGTILLVLIIIIALTADWIFPGNPLRLAGRPLQWPFSNPKFILGTDQAGRNIAAQLFHGAKVSLIIGLISTLIAMVIGVIIGAIAGFYGRWVDDILMRLTEAFQILPNFLLLLVAVAIFGSTINIVVIAIGVVSWPPVARLTRAEFLSLRNREFVQAGKTIGMSSTRLMFKEILPNALPPVIMYASVILSTSILMESALAFLNLSDPNISSWGNLVGNGRLVLRQQWYVSAIPGIAILLTVLSTSLVGQGINDALNPRLKKR; from the coding sequence ATGGCGATATTAAAAGATTATTTCCGCAGTCCAATCGCTAGAATTGGCACAATTTTACTGGTATTAATTATTATCATTGCCTTAACTGCTGATTGGATTTTCCCGGGTAACCCACTTCGTTTAGCTGGCCGTCCTTTACAATGGCCATTTTCCAATCCTAAATTTATCCTAGGAACCGATCAAGCTGGACGCAATATTGCCGCACAACTTTTTCATGGTGCTAAGGTATCGCTTATTATTGGGCTTATCTCTACATTGATAGCAATGGTTATCGGGGTGATCATTGGCGCCATCGCTGGGTTCTATGGCCGATGGGTTGATGACATACTTATGCGCCTGACAGAAGCATTCCAAATTTTACCAAATTTTTTACTTTTGTTAGTTGCAGTGGCGATATTTGGTTCAACCATAAATATTGTAGTGATTGCAATTGGCGTGGTTTCTTGGCCACCTGTTGCAAGACTAACTCGAGCCGAATTTTTATCATTACGCAATCGTGAATTTGTCCAAGCAGGCAAAACTATTGGTATGAGTTCAACTAGACTTATGTTTAAAGAAATCTTACCTAATGCATTACCACCGGTAATTATGTATGCCAGTGTTATTTTATCTACTTCGATATTAATGGAAAGTGCACTTGCCTTTTTAAATCTTTCTGATCCGAATATTTCCTCATGGGGAAATCTAGTTGGGAATGGGCGTCTGGTATTACGTCAACAATGGTATGTTTCAGCTATTCCGGGAATAGCAATATTATTAACTGTTTTATCGACGTCATTAGTAGGACAAGGAATAAATGATGCACTCAACCCGAGGTTAAAAAAGAGATGA
- a CDS encoding ABC transporter ATP-binding protein produces the protein MNQKKLSIKNLTITLPQGSDRKYAVNDVSLDLYANEILCIVGESGSGKSLLSNAIMGLLPDGVTASQGKIDFDGNNLLTYNDEQMRKIRGAHIGMVFQDPMTALNPLKTIANQISEMFTIHTNLSKKDINQKVISLLTDVQMPNPISVANAYPHQLSGGQRQRTMIAMALALEPAILIADEPTTALDVTTQACILKLISELQSRKGTAVLFITHDFGVVADIATRVAVMQQGQIVEQGVAEELLNHPNHHYTQGLIAAVPPLTPGDVRLINKEIILEVNNLSKVYHKSSFFKKNRRTTYAVNDVSFKLHKGSTLGIVGESGSGKSTLARCIIKLLEIDSGQIHFEKEDISNLKGNKLKHYARHIQMVFQDPYASLNPRRKVGDQVTIGPILHGITKQDAIKKAKELFNMVGLESEALNRYPHEFSGGQRQRIGLARALALEPKILIADEPVSALDVSVQAQVLELLSELRKKLGLTVLFITHDLRVAAQICDHILVMKSGKIVEQGIASQVFLNPSQPYTKNLLAAVPGKGWNPPRLIDMSPAIHI, from the coding sequence ATGAATCAAAAAAAACTATCTATTAAAAATTTAACCATAACTTTACCTCAAGGTTCGGATCGAAAATATGCTGTTAATGATGTATCACTAGATCTTTATGCTAATGAAATACTCTGTATCGTCGGTGAAAGTGGATCGGGTAAATCTTTATTATCTAATGCAATCATGGGACTATTACCTGATGGGGTTACGGCTTCTCAAGGTAAAATCGATTTCGATGGCAATAATTTACTCACCTATAATGACGAACAAATGCGTAAAATCCGTGGTGCACATATCGGCATGGTATTTCAAGATCCCATGACAGCATTAAATCCATTAAAAACCATCGCTAACCAAATTAGTGAAATGTTTACCATACATACTAATTTAAGTAAAAAAGATATTAATCAGAAAGTTATATCCTTGTTAACAGATGTGCAAATGCCAAATCCTATATCGGTTGCTAATGCTTATCCTCACCAGCTTTCTGGAGGACAACGTCAACGAACTATGATTGCCATGGCCTTAGCATTAGAACCGGCTATTTTAATTGCCGATGAACCAACAACTGCTTTAGATGTTACAACTCAAGCTTGCATTTTAAAACTGATTAGCGAATTACAATCACGTAAAGGAACAGCGGTCTTATTTATTACTCATGATTTTGGTGTAGTCGCCGATATTGCAACTCGCGTTGCGGTTATGCAACAAGGACAGATTGTTGAGCAAGGCGTTGCGGAGGAACTATTAAATCATCCCAACCATCATTATACACAAGGATTAATTGCTGCAGTTCCACCACTTACGCCAGGAGATGTTCGTCTTATTAACAAGGAAATTATTCTAGAAGTAAATAATCTTTCAAAGGTTTATCACAAAAGTAGTTTTTTCAAAAAAAATCGGCGCACAACCTATGCTGTGAATGATGTGAGTTTTAAGTTACATAAAGGTAGTACGTTGGGAATTGTTGGCGAGAGTGGTTCAGGTAAATCAACATTAGCCAGATGTATCATTAAATTATTGGAAATAGATAGTGGTCAAATCCACTTTGAAAAAGAAGATATTAGTAACTTAAAAGGTAATAAACTTAAACACTATGCACGTCATATCCAGATGGTATTTCAAGATCCTTATGCATCATTAAATCCTCGTCGAAAAGTCGGTGACCAAGTTACTATTGGGCCAATACTGCACGGAATAACCAAACAAGACGCAATAAAGAAAGCAAAAGAGTTATTCAACATGGTTGGCTTAGAAAGTGAAGCGTTAAACCGTTACCCTCATGAGTTTTCAGGAGGACAACGACAACGAATAGGACTTGCTCGAGCACTCGCATTGGAACCTAAAATATTGATTGCCGATGAACCTGTGTCAGCACTTGATGTTTCAGTACAAGCACAAGTACTGGAACTATTAAGCGAATTACGTAAAAAACTTGGCTTAACAGTGCTATTTATTACCCATGATCTGCGAGTTGCTGCACAAATTTGTGATCATATTCTGGTAATGAAATCAGGCAAAATTGTTGAGCAAGGTATCGCATCACAAGTCTTTTTAAATCCATCGCAACCTTACACCAAAAATTTATTGGCTGCGGTACCAGGAAAAGGTTGGAATCCACCTCGACTAATTGATATGTCCCCTGCTATTCATATTTAA
- a CDS encoding pyrroline-5-carboxylate reductase family protein produces MSKILFIGSGHMSEAIIRALIKNKAYEPKNILVNDIVKSRLDYLQLTYGVTPTSKIVNTDIIVLGVRPQDSWSDIVQQFGTNNRNTIIISIIAGVTIAQIKASLKVDIPVIRTIPNTLTDTGFGYSGIATDVNEQAVAKQKSVTQFFNSFGKLEYIDESLLDIFTGYAVAGPNYIYYFYESLVDAGVLVGLPRDMAKRIALENLHGAASMLQLSQKHPRQLLDINNSPAGVGIHSLYELNNSDFAAGLQRSVKAGVIRTVELGKNQ; encoded by the coding sequence ATGAGTAAAATTTTATTTATAGGCAGTGGCCATATGTCGGAAGCGATTATTAGAGCATTAATAAAAAATAAAGCGTATGAGCCAAAAAATATCTTAGTGAACGATATTGTTAAATCTCGTTTAGACTATTTACAATTAACTTATGGAGTTACACCTACTAGCAAAATAGTCAATACAGATATTATTGTGTTAGGGGTGCGACCTCAAGATTCGTGGAGTGACATTGTTCAACAATTTGGTACTAATAACAGAAATACCATTATCATTTCAATTATTGCTGGAGTCACAATTGCGCAAATAAAAGCATCATTAAAAGTCGATATCCCTGTTATTAGAACGATTCCCAACACACTCACCGATACCGGTTTTGGTTATTCCGGTATTGCTACCGATGTTAATGAGCAGGCAGTTGCAAAACAGAAATCTGTTACTCAATTTTTCAATAGCTTTGGGAAACTAGAATATATTGATGAATCACTACTAGATATTTTTACTGGTTATGCGGTTGCAGGACCTAATTATATATATTATTTTTACGAATCTCTTGTTGATGCAGGTGTTTTAGTGGGCTTACCCCGAGACATGGCCAAACGAATTGCTCTTGAAAATTTGCACGGTGCAGCCTCAATGCTGCAATTGAGTCAAAAACATCCAAGACAATTGCTCGATATAAATAATTCACCTGCTGGGGTGGGTATACACAGTTTGTATGAACTTAATAACAGTGACTTCGCAGCAGGATTACAGCGCAGTGTTAAAGCTGGTGTAATACGAACAGTTGAGCTTGGCAAAAATCAGTGA
- a CDS encoding MFS transporter — protein MPDSAIVTNMRTLNNQDYKTLALSALGGALEFYDFIIFVFFSITISHLFFPDDMPAWLSQVQTFGIFAAGYLIRPFGGIVMAHFGDMFGRKRMFTLSILLMALPTLFIGCLPTYANIGIFAPLLLLMMRLCQGLAVGGEVPGAWTFVAEHVPKNKIGLACGILTSGLSLGILLGSLVSTIMSKSVSIEQMNDWGWRIPFIIGGIFGLIAMYLRRWLKETPIFLEIQKRKNEELSKKLPVITVLTQYLPQTILSMLLTWVLSAGIMVIMLMTPILLQKQFGFSAIDALQGNILAIIGLIISCTFYGMMMDKFAMGKVLVIGCSIAAIMIAIFYLSLENANLLFITYFLAGFSVGIVGSFAYFMVKVFPTQVRYSGVSFSFNMAYAIAGGLTPLLISFFSDFVSKMAPAIYVVGLFVLGALIGLFLLVNNNSQKYVAKDIA, from the coding sequence ATGCCAGATTCAGCAATAGTTACAAATATGCGAACATTAAATAATCAAGATTATAAAACGTTAGCCCTATCAGCATTAGGTGGTGCATTAGAATTTTATGATTTTATTATATTTGTCTTTTTTTCAATTACGATAAGCCATCTATTTTTTCCGGATGATATGCCTGCATGGTTAAGTCAAGTTCAAACTTTTGGCATATTTGCTGCTGGTTATTTGATTCGTCCTTTTGGTGGTATTGTGATGGCTCACTTTGGTGATATGTTTGGTCGCAAAAGAATGTTTACACTTAGTATTCTATTAATGGCGTTACCAACATTATTTATTGGTTGTTTGCCTACTTATGCCAATATCGGTATTTTTGCACCATTATTACTCTTAATGATGCGATTATGCCAGGGGCTCGCGGTAGGTGGTGAAGTGCCTGGGGCGTGGACATTTGTTGCTGAACATGTACCTAAAAACAAAATTGGCCTAGCCTGTGGTATTTTAACTAGTGGTTTAAGTTTAGGTATTTTGCTGGGGTCATTAGTATCAACCATAATGAGTAAAAGTGTATCAATAGAACAAATGAATGATTGGGGCTGGCGAATTCCATTCATTATTGGTGGTATCTTTGGTTTAATTGCCATGTATCTTCGCCGTTGGTTAAAAGAGACACCTATTTTTCTAGAAATTCAAAAACGTAAGAATGAAGAATTATCTAAAAAATTACCTGTGATAACCGTTTTAACTCAGTATTTACCACAAACTATTTTATCAATGTTACTAACTTGGGTGTTATCTGCCGGTATTATGGTGATAATGTTAATGACTCCAATTTTATTACAAAAGCAATTTGGTTTTTCGGCAATTGACGCTTTACAAGGTAATATATTAGCTATCATTGGACTTATCATTAGTTGTACGTTTTATGGCATGATGATGGATAAATTTGCAATGGGCAAAGTGCTGGTTATTGGTTGTAGTATTGCTGCTATCATGATTGCTATATTTTATTTATCATTAGAAAACGCGAATCTTCTCTTTATCACTTATTTCTTAGCCGGTTTTAGTGTCGGAATTGTTGGCTCTTTTGCTTATTTTATGGTTAAGGTATTCCCAACTCAGGTTCGCTATAGTGGTGTATCTTTTTCATTTAATATGGCTTACGCTATTGCTGGTGGTTTAACCCCATTACTGATCTCATTTTTTAGTGATTTTGTTAGTAAAATGGCACCGGCCATTTATGTGGTTGGATTATTTGTATTAGGCGCATTAATCGGACTGTTCTTATTAGTTAATAACAATAGCCAAAAATATGTGGCAAAAGATATTGCTTAA
- the adhP gene encoding alcohol dehydrogenase AdhP, whose translation MKAAVIKQECDGQVEIKDIPVRPLEAGEALVEVEYCGLCHTDLHVAAGDFGKKPGRVIGHEGVGIVTKIAPDVKSLKIGDRVSIAWFHAGCGTCEYCISGNETFCRSALNSGYSVDGGMAEQCIVKADYAVKVPDGLDPAQATSVTCAGVTTYKGIKVADTKPGQWLAVFGIGGLGTLAIEYGKNVFNNKVVAISNSDSQLELCKKLGADLVVNPKKVADVGAYIKEHTDGGVHGAVVTSVTKTAFNQAIGSVRPLGRVVALGLPSETMDLSIPKTVLDGIQVLGSLVGTREDLAEAFRFSAEGKVVPIVEKRPLEDINDMIDEMKAGKIRGRMVIDMKMKKK comes from the coding sequence ATGAAAGCTGCAGTTATTAAACAAGAATGCGATGGTCAAGTCGAAATTAAAGACATTCCGGTTCGCCCATTAGAGGCTGGAGAAGCTTTAGTTGAGGTTGAGTATTGTGGGCTTTGTCATACTGATCTTCATGTCGCTGCTGGCGATTTCGGTAAAAAACCTGGTCGAGTAATTGGCCATGAAGGTGTGGGTATTGTGACTAAAATTGCACCTGATGTAAAAAGTTTGAAGATTGGAGATCGTGTTAGTATTGCATGGTTCCATGCAGGTTGTGGTACCTGTGAATATTGTATCTCGGGTAACGAAACATTTTGCCGAAGTGCTTTAAACTCAGGTTATAGTGTCGATGGTGGTATGGCTGAACAATGTATTGTCAAAGCTGATTATGCGGTAAAAGTCCCCGATGGACTTGATCCAGCCCAAGCAACTAGTGTGACTTGTGCTGGGGTGACTACTTATAAAGGCATAAAAGTAGCCGATACTAAACCGGGTCAATGGTTGGCTGTATTTGGTATTGGTGGGCTTGGTACTTTGGCTATCGAATATGGTAAAAATGTTTTCAACAATAAAGTTGTAGCGATTAGTAACAGTGATAGTCAGCTAGAGTTGTGTAAGAAACTTGGCGCTGATTTAGTGGTTAATCCTAAAAAAGTGGCTGATGTTGGTGCTTACATAAAAGAACATACCGATGGTGGTGTGCATGGTGCGGTGGTCACTTCAGTTACTAAAACAGCATTTAATCAGGCTATTGGTTCTGTACGTCCATTAGGACGAGTTGTTGCATTGGGTCTACCTTCTGAAACAATGGATTTAAGTATTCCTAAGACAGTTCTAGATGGTATTCAAGTGCTCGGCTCATTAGTTGGTACTCGTGAAGATTTAGCGGAAGCATTTCGTTTTAGTGCTGAAGGTAAAGTTGTACCAATTGTAGAAAAACGTCCTCTTGAAGATATTAATGATATGATTGACGAAATGAAAGCAGGTAAAATTCGTGGTCGTATGGTTATTGATATGAAAATGAAGAAAAAATAG
- a CDS encoding tagatose 1,6-diphosphate aldolase has protein sequence MATKRISRGKFNRMQQLSNQDGVIAALAIDQRGSMVKMMQNAVGQEHYNIDMVYEFKELVSQELTKYVSAILLDEELGFKGMAAKNKNAGLIMSYEKTGYDANTPGRLPDILPEDSLQRLIQKGADAAKVLVYYNPDDPQDILDKKHAFLERLGNEARAADIPVFVEPIVYDNVVTDDKSPEFAKIKPQKVIKTIEEFTKDHYYIDILKVEVPVLFKNVAGFNDSNPVVYSQQEAADYFKQASDVATRPFIYLSAGVPTKTFHEELIFAGEHGAKYSGILGGRATWFEGIEAYAKNGKDGLKHWLDTIGRENVEQLNKILKQYATPWYDVYGGKDKLEIIDLKLSN, from the coding sequence ATGGCAACAAAACGCATTTCTCGTGGAAAATTCAACCGTATGCAACAATTATCTAACCAGGATGGCGTAATTGCAGCATTAGCAATCGATCAACGTGGTTCAATGGTAAAAATGATGCAAAATGCTGTAGGTCAAGAACATTATAATATTGATATGGTGTATGAATTTAAAGAGCTTGTTTCTCAGGAATTAACCAAATATGTTAGTGCCATTTTACTGGATGAAGAACTCGGTTTTAAAGGCATGGCAGCAAAAAATAAAAATGCTGGTTTAATTATGTCTTATGAAAAAACTGGATACGATGCCAATACACCAGGACGTTTACCAGATATTTTACCGGAAGATTCACTTCAACGCCTAATTCAAAAAGGTGCTGATGCAGCGAAAGTACTGGTCTATTATAATCCTGACGATCCGCAAGATATTTTAGATAAAAAACACGCCTTTTTAGAACGTTTAGGCAATGAAGCGAGGGCGGCCGATATTCCGGTATTTGTTGAACCTATTGTTTATGATAACGTGGTAACTGATGATAAAAGCCCAGAATTCGCAAAAATAAAACCCCAAAAAGTTATCAAGACAATTGAAGAATTTACTAAAGATCACTATTACATTGATATACTTAAAGTTGAAGTGCCAGTATTATTCAAAAACGTTGCAGGATTTAACGATAGTAATCCAGTAGTTTATTCACAACAAGAAGCAGCCGATTATTTCAAACAAGCAAGTGATGTTGCCACTCGTCCTTTCATCTATTTAAGTGCAGGCGTACCAACCAAAACTTTCCATGAAGAACTCATTTTTGCCGGTGAACATGGTGCCAAATATAGCGGTATTCTGGGTGGTCGAGCCACTTGGTTTGAAGGGATTGAGGCATATGCAAAAAATGGTAAAGACGGTTTAAAACATTGGCTTGATACCATCGGACGTGAAAATGTTGAACAACTTAATAAGATTTTAAAACAATATGCAACCCCTTGGTACGATGTATATGGTGGAAAAGACAAGCTTGAAATTATTGATCTTAAATTAAGTAATTAA
- a CDS encoding ABC transporter permease — protein sequence MTHILTLALRRLITTIPALIIILITLFLLLQLAPGDTVDALLAQIGGAESSVIDEMRHYYELDQSTSSRLLNYLWRLVHLDLGQSAIYNKPVSHMILERLPATLLLMISAMSLAFTCGTILGILSAQKVNRWPDTLISILGLIFYSTPSFWLALMGIVFFSIYLNWLPPSGFGSIEQSLTGFSAILDIAWYLILPTITLALVYLSIYLRIMRASLLEVSTLDFVKTAKAKGLSSRKILVNHVLRNAMLPMITLIGLQAGTMLGGSVVIETIFAIPGLGRLAYDSVVQRDLNTLLGVVFISAILVIFINFIVDMLYAKLDPRITGH from the coding sequence ATGACGCATATACTTACTCTTGCACTTAGACGACTGATAACCACTATACCAGCATTGATTATCATTCTAATCACACTATTTTTGTTATTGCAATTAGCACCTGGTGATACAGTCGATGCATTGTTAGCCCAAATTGGTGGCGCCGAATCGAGTGTAATTGACGAAATGCGTCATTATTATGAACTAGATCAATCCACAAGCTCTCGATTGCTAAACTATTTATGGCGATTAGTTCATTTAGATTTAGGTCAATCTGCAATCTATAACAAGCCGGTAAGCCATATGATTTTAGAACGCTTACCTGCTACATTATTATTAATGATCAGCGCAATGTCATTAGCGTTTACCTGTGGCACAATTCTTGGCATTTTATCTGCCCAAAAAGTCAATCGTTGGCCTGATACTTTGATTTCTATATTAGGACTGATTTTTTATTCCACTCCATCCTTTTGGTTAGCATTAATGGGAATAGTTTTCTTTTCAATTTATTTAAATTGGTTACCTCCTAGTGGATTTGGCAGTATAGAGCAATCCTTAACTGGATTTTCAGCAATACTTGATATTGCATGGTATTTAATTCTACCAACAATAACTTTAGCTTTAGTTTATCTATCAATCTATTTGCGTATCATGCGTGCATCCCTACTTGAGGTATCTACTCTAGATTTTGTTAAAACGGCTAAAGCCAAAGGATTAAGCAGTCGCAAAATATTAGTCAATCACGTTTTACGTAATGCAATGTTACCAATGATAACCTTAATCGGCTTACAAGCTGGAACCATGTTAGGTGGTTCAGTTGTCATTGAGACAATTTTTGCCATCCCAGGATTAGGCCGCCTAGCCTATGATTCTGTTGTACAACGAGATCTAAATACGTTACTCGGCGTAGTATTTATTTCTGCAATATTAGTTATTTTTATTAATTTTATTGTCGATATGCTTTATGCCAAACTTGATCCACGAATTACAGGACATTAA
- a CDS encoding VOC family protein, producing MTTLTPQIDHVVITVSDQLNKANFQYQKLGFTITPRGHHSLGTSNNLAIFSTTYLELLGFEPQNANKVDKSWRFANGLTGLVFKTSNADELYQQLVNNGIKVEGEEPRSFYRPVELNDGTLADACFKTVRLDPNYTPNGQIFFCDQLTPELVWRKEWQNHPNGVININQVIIEAKNPLSSIKLLEKTFPSVKIIDVDGGVRLKADDKYIDYLTPSATQRLFGSSLSKANNDQDRKVALCFTTKSLSQTQQALESGKIKFDLQNNTIVVPASETYGVVMIFSQL from the coding sequence ATGACAACACTTACCCCACAAATTGATCATGTTGTAATCACCGTATCAGATCAGCTTAATAAAGCAAATTTTCAATATCAAAAGCTGGGTTTTACCATCACCCCACGAGGACACCATTCGTTAGGCACCAGTAACAATTTAGCCATTTTTTCGACTACCTATCTTGAACTTTTAGGTTTTGAACCGCAAAATGCCAATAAAGTTGATAAAAGTTGGCGGTTTGCTAATGGACTAACTGGCTTGGTCTTTAAAACCTCAAATGCCGATGAGCTTTATCAACAACTCGTTAATAATGGTATAAAAGTTGAAGGTGAAGAACCGCGATCCTTTTATAGACCAGTCGAATTAAATGATGGCACATTAGCTGATGCTTGTTTCAAAACTGTCAGACTTGATCCTAATTATACACCAAATGGACAAATCTTTTTTTGTGACCAATTAACACCAGAATTAGTGTGGCGTAAAGAATGGCAAAACCATCCAAATGGGGTAATCAATATTAATCAAGTTATCATTGAAGCTAAAAATCCCCTTTCCTCAATTAAGTTACTTGAAAAAACATTTCCGTCGGTAAAAATTATCGATGTCGACGGAGGCGTTCGGCTAAAAGCGGATGACAAATATATCGATTACCTTACACCAAGCGCAACACAGCGTCTTTTTGGCTCATCCTTAAGCAAAGCGAACAATGACCAAGATCGTAAAGTTGCTTTATGTTTTACAACCAAATCATTATCACAAACTCAACAAGCCCTTGAGAGTGGGAAAATAAAATTTGATTTACAAAATAACACTATTGTCGTACCAGCTAGTGAAACATATGGTGTTGTTATGATTTTTAGCCAATTATAA